Proteins encoded together in one Micromonospora auratinigra window:
- a CDS encoding carbonic anhydrase has product MTMVEENEPGRATAAGDPVTRTLGLLLAGHRRYRDGRASTADPVDGPVAAVLGCADPQPALFGGLPLYEVRTAGLRVGPAVLGSVEYAVDRLRLPLVVVLGHLRCGVPGAGGPAHVRATLAALRRGSRVLDTAVADGRCALVGMCWHEDRDLVRPVLPRAVPAAHGRRLRPPSRRTVRAR; this is encoded by the coding sequence ATGACCATGGTGGAGGAGAACGAGCCGGGGCGCGCCACCGCCGCGGGCGACCCGGTGACCCGGACCCTGGGCCTGCTGCTCGCGGGTCACCGCCGGTACCGCGACGGCAGGGCGTCGACGGCGGATCCGGTGGATGGCCCGGTCGCGGCGGTGCTCGGCTGCGCCGACCCGCAACCGGCACTCTTCGGCGGGCTACCGCTCTACGAGGTGCGCACCGCCGGTCTGCGGGTCGGCCCGGCCGTGCTCGGCAGCGTGGAGTACGCCGTCGACCGGCTCCGTCTCCCGCTGGTGGTGGTCCTGGGCCACCTCCGCTGCGGTGTGCCCGGCGCCGGCGGGCCCGCGCACGTCCGGGCCACCCTCGCCGCGCTGCGCCGGGGCTCCCGCGTCCTCGACACCGCCGTCGCCGACGGTCGCTGCGCCCTGGTCGGCATGTGCTGGCACGAGGACCGGGACCTGGTCCGCCCGGTGCTGCCCCGGGCCGTGCCGGCGGCGCACGGCCGGCGGCTGCGACCCCCCTCGCGCCGCACGGTCCGGGCGCGCTGA
- a CDS encoding DUF6671 family protein, with translation MYRDVVASLATRHGKRVALGPPLRRHLGLRLRVPEVDTDALGTFTGEIERPGPAEQVVVAKARLGMAAAGCAVGVASEGSFGPHPSLPWCSLQVEYVALVDDRLGLVVRERATSLASNHAELLTDGRDRGELLQFARRTGLPGHAVTVAPAVPVPGAAPVKGIVRVPALLAAVAAAATASPDGRARVAADLRAHHNPRRMAVIAEAGRRLARRVATPCPDCATPGFGLVATHPGLPCAACGTPTDLVAERVSGCGSCGYRRVEPVRPGAADPGVCPHCNP, from the coding sequence GTGTACCGCGACGTGGTGGCGAGCCTGGCGACCCGGCACGGCAAGCGGGTGGCGCTCGGTCCGCCGCTGCGGCGCCACCTCGGCCTGCGCCTGCGGGTGCCGGAGGTGGACACCGACGCGCTGGGCACCTTCACCGGGGAGATCGAGCGACCCGGGCCGGCCGAGCAGGTGGTGGTCGCGAAGGCGCGGTTGGGCATGGCGGCGGCCGGCTGTGCGGTCGGGGTGGCCAGCGAGGGCAGCTTCGGTCCGCATCCGTCGCTGCCCTGGTGCAGCCTCCAGGTCGAGTACGTGGCGCTGGTCGACGACCGGCTCGGGCTGGTGGTCCGGGAGCGGGCGACCAGCCTGGCCAGCAACCACGCCGAGCTGCTGACCGACGGCCGCGACCGGGGTGAGCTGCTGCAATTCGCCCGGCGGACCGGGCTGCCCGGGCACGCGGTGACGGTGGCGCCGGCGGTGCCGGTGCCGGGTGCGGCGCCGGTGAAGGGGATCGTCCGGGTGCCGGCCCTGCTGGCCGCGGTCGCGGCGGCGGCCACCGCCAGTCCGGACGGCCGGGCCCGGGTGGCGGCGGACCTGAGGGCCCACCACAATCCCCGGCGGATGGCGGTGATCGCCGAGGCGGGCCGGCGGCTCGCGCGGCGGGTGGCCACACCCTGTCCCGACTGTGCGACGCCCGGCTTCGGGCTGGTCGCCACGCATCCCGGCCTGCCCTGCGCGGCCTGCGGCACGCCGACCGACCTGGTCGCGGAACGGGTGTCCGGCTGCGGATCGTGCGGGTACCGGCGGGTCGAGCCGGTCCGGCCGGGCGCGGCGGACCCGGGGGTGTGCCCGCACTGCAACCCGTGA
- a CDS encoding N-acetylglutaminylglutamine amidotransferase — protein MCGISGEARFDGTPPDASAVGRMTEAMRSRGPDGAGSWHDEWVALGHRRLTVIDLSDAAAQPMARDDLRLALVFNGCVYNYPQLREELTAAGHTFRSTGDTEVVLVAYAQWGEDFVDHLVGMFAVALVDRARRRLVLARDRLGIKPLYLAETPGRLRFASTLPALLRAGDVDTDVDPVALHHYLSWHSIVPAPRTILRGVRKLPPATVRVVEADGRSRERVYWRPEYVRDPDRAGMDARDWRAAVGDALRTAVRRRLVADVPVGVLLSGGLDSSLIVALLAEAGQQHLQTFSIGFSGRDGEAGDEFHYSDLVARAYDTDHHRIRLADDDLVNAVRRAIAAMTEPMGSHDVVAFHLLSEQVARHVKVAQSGQGADEVFAGYGYHQPLADIPRDAAEATFAAAFFDRDHAELNRVVDPAYALERDASRELLAADLAAPGAQTALDAVLRLDTHLMLPDDPVKRVDSMSMAWGLEVRTPFLDQDLVALAAACPPEHKVAQGGKGVLKEVAREVLPAEVIDRPKGYFPVPALRNVDGPVRELVAQALDAPAARDRALFDRAYVAGLLAEPERAQAAAGSNKLWQLGLLELWLQSHGIG, from the coding sequence GTGTGCGGGATCAGCGGGGAGGCGCGGTTCGACGGCACGCCGCCGGACGCCTCGGCCGTCGGGCGGATGACCGAGGCGATGCGGTCCCGGGGACCCGACGGCGCCGGGTCGTGGCACGACGAGTGGGTGGCCCTGGGGCACCGGCGGCTGACCGTCATCGACCTCTCCGACGCCGCGGCGCAGCCGATGGCCCGCGACGACCTGCGCCTCGCGCTGGTCTTCAACGGCTGCGTCTACAACTACCCGCAGCTGCGCGAGGAGCTGACCGCCGCGGGGCACACCTTCCGCTCCACCGGCGACACCGAGGTGGTCCTCGTCGCGTACGCACAGTGGGGCGAGGACTTCGTCGACCACCTGGTGGGGATGTTCGCCGTGGCGCTGGTCGACCGGGCCCGGCGGCGGCTCGTGCTGGCCCGCGACCGGCTCGGCATCAAGCCGCTGTACCTCGCCGAGACCCCGGGGCGGCTGCGCTTCGCCTCCACCCTGCCCGCCCTGCTGCGCGCCGGCGACGTGGACACCGACGTGGACCCGGTGGCGCTGCACCACTACCTGTCCTGGCACTCGATCGTGCCCGCCCCGCGGACCATCCTGCGCGGCGTCCGGAAGCTGCCGCCGGCCACCGTGCGGGTGGTCGAGGCCGACGGCCGCAGCCGGGAGCGCGTCTACTGGCGGCCGGAGTACGTCCGGGACCCGGACCGGGCCGGCATGGACGCCCGCGACTGGCGGGCCGCCGTGGGTGACGCGCTGCGCACCGCGGTACGCCGGCGGCTGGTCGCCGACGTGCCGGTCGGGGTGCTGCTCTCCGGCGGCCTGGACTCCAGCCTGATCGTGGCGCTGCTCGCCGAGGCCGGGCAGCAGCACCTGCAGACCTTCAGCATCGGCTTCAGCGGCCGCGACGGCGAGGCCGGCGACGAGTTCCACTACTCCGACCTGGTCGCCCGCGCCTACGACACCGACCACCACCGGATCCGGCTGGCCGACGACGACCTGGTCAACGCGGTGCGCCGGGCGATCGCCGCGATGACCGAGCCGATGGGCAGCCACGACGTGGTCGCTTTCCACCTGCTCTCCGAACAGGTGGCCCGGCACGTCAAGGTGGCCCAGTCCGGGCAGGGCGCGGACGAGGTCTTCGCCGGCTACGGCTACCACCAGCCGCTCGCCGACATACCGCGCGACGCCGCCGAGGCGACCTTCGCCGCCGCGTTCTTCGACCGGGACCACGCCGAGCTGAACCGGGTGGTCGACCCGGCGTACGCGCTGGAGCGGGACGCGAGCCGGGAACTGCTCGCCGCCGACCTGGCCGCGCCGGGCGCGCAGACCGCGCTGGACGCGGTGCTGCGGCTGGACACCCACCTGATGCTCCCCGACGACCCGGTGAAACGGGTCGACAGCATGAGCATGGCCTGGGGCCTGGAGGTGCGTACCCCCTTCCTGGATCAGGACCTCGTCGCGCTGGCCGCGGCCTGCCCGCCCGAGCACAAGGTGGCCCAGGGCGGCAAGGGCGTGCTCAAGGAGGTGGCCCGGGAGGTGTTGCCGGCCGAGGTGATCGACCGGCCGAAGGGCTACTTCCCGGTGCCGGCGCTGCGCAACGTCGACGGCCCGGTACGGGAGCTGGTGGCACAGGCCCTCGACGCGCCGGCCGCCCGGGACCGCGCGCTCTTCGACCGCGCGTACGTGGCGGGGCTGCTGGCCGAGCCGGAGCGGGCGCAGGCGGCGGCCGGCAGCAACAAACTCTGGCAGCTCGGGCTGCTGGAGCTCTGGCTCCAGTCGCACGGGATCGGGTGA
- a CDS encoding YegP family protein produces the protein MKFLIDTTEDGGYGFTMVADDGQLLATGQGCSDKAALLARVAGIMHGAGAAAIEDRTEPGPVPESSVVPLSGEPDMARLGRSDLPPI, from the coding sequence GTGAAGTTCCTCATCGACACCACCGAGGACGGCGGGTACGGGTTCACCATGGTCGCCGACGACGGCCAGCTGCTGGCCACCGGTCAGGGCTGCTCGGACAAGGCCGCCCTGCTGGCCCGGGTCGCCGGCATCATGCACGGGGCCGGCGCGGCCGCGATCGAGGACCGGACGGAACCGGGGCCGGTGCCCGAGTCGAGCGTGGTGCCGCTCTCCGGCGAGCCCGACATGGCCCGGCTGGGCCGCTCGGACCTTCCGCCGATCTGA